A single Alosa sapidissima isolate fAloSap1 chromosome 17, fAloSap1.pri, whole genome shotgun sequence DNA region contains:
- the ncapg2 gene encoding condensin-2 complex subunit G2 — protein MSKREAFIKSVSISKTEDFFSFIKLHKDASEPFDLGELLQELQKAQRQSVWTSLAKLLQDAVVACPAERWNGTQLEKNEQDMEVEVPLDLKQTMQVILGVTEVAVASVETIEEEDTYTSLLGCASLLNDLLGFLPQSEAALQERVLGLFECWWTKGLHGKEELGLTVLQTSLRKRMPDMKRLWLFHEALISVPLDSELGLELANQLLQCFLNATHIKRDEGKRFLVFLFSWDLAFIRLIHKTVKNQLQFLRKAEIEHLAEIYFRAWKKASGPFLEEIESTCIQDFMQHGIQLHRSSPVLPKVRQILSYFHKQKFRQGLDEMLYRLYRPILWRALKAANGEVRANATLLFTEAFPLKDPSMDVAATDETLQRQLDTLFSLLDDQQPLVRSTAVLGTCTVLSKCWEFIPSDIIGDLLKKLVQQLAYDASSPDVRCAVFMCMSIILDNNLTHAVLENLLPLLRTSLHDTSEKVRVAFVEMLIKIKAVRATKFWKVCSMEHLLARLERDSPSVSKRIVNLLFSSFLPVNQSEMVWCERCVTLIQMNPKAARKFYLYAHLYTAPNNLGKLMLVIRKCLNSCIQKARDQEADDTTSANKENHSELEEVLSVRDMDTMARLLEVVVILWRSIQKSLQRNKEVMNYLVAKFATVLPEYMRFFQDDHACTVALLCMASLLPAASVPSFSCGVLPRLRKLEVGASVSNYSQILDCLCSWGQASHILELISDWLTEALANTSANDGSARRVRIQETMEAKPDLGLDFLDYMLTNPPTRDAVVNGALGKLRQLLKALGSYKSELYACVSAFEPPARARTTETAMKAFSLHSRLLVHLQSKYPEDRDFLQDMELSATWVTERILPFLVAPTEDVISMQQVKLAQRVVECCLIMSRDIIIVGVGDMEFSGQVLDLLSVVLLSERGYLCIPVILSVLSSLAKDCMSQSAPGQEQQMSVLIGVLTNIFHKILEVIALKLRKDQEEGAQVCVTSRSALMDFLTVAQELASVRPEGHDGVFSSLFAAIIVEISHALHKVSHTEQLSTPETAEDLPPLSSHILGILLKCPPAVTRSLFAMTQQSLDADEIDSLAGLVAVTNLLAVVKQTGQFRSELKSIAVSVQRQMERHCAGIGESDEEIQKMLYGSSIKTVNDILMP, from the exons ATGTCGAAAAGGGAGGCTTTTATAAAATCAGTCTCCATCAGTAAGACTGAGGATTTCTTCTCATTCATCAAACTTCAT AAAGATGCCTCGGAGCCTTTTGACCTTGGAGAGTTGCTGCAGGAGCTGCAGAAGGCTCAGCGGCAGTCTGTGTGGACAAGTCTGGCCAAACTTCTGCAGGACGCCGTGGTGGCATGTCCCGCAGAGCGCTGGAATGGGACACAGTTGGAGAAGAATGAGCAAGACATGGAAGTAGAAGTGCCCTTGGATTTG AAGCAGACCATGCAGGTGATTCTGGGTGTAACTGAAGTGGCTGTAGCATCTGTGGAGACCATTGAGGAGGAAGACACTTATACATCTCTGCTGGGCTGTGCCAGCCTGCTGAATG ATCTCCTGGGCTTCCTGCCCCAATCAGAAGCTGCGCTGCAGGAGCGTGTGCTCGGGCTGTTTGAGTGCTGGTGGACCAAAGGCCTGCATGGGAAAGAGGAGCTCGGACTGACCGTCCTCCAGACCTCTCTCAGGAAACGG ATGCCTGACATGAAGAGGCTGTGGTTGTTCCACGAGGCGCTGATCAGCGTGCCCTTAGACTCAGAGCTGGGCCTGGAGCTCGCCAACCAGCTCCTGCAGTGCTTCCTCAACGCCACCCACATCAAGAGGGACGAG GGGAAGCGTTTCCTCGTGTTCCTCTTCAGCTGGGACCTGGCCTTCATCCGTCTGATTCACAAGACTGTCAAAAATCAGCTCCAGTTTCTCCGCAA GGCTGAAATAGAGCACTTGGCAGAGATCTATTTCCGCGCTTGGAAGAAAGCCTCCGGACCCTTCCTGGAGGAGATCGAGTCCACCTGCATCCAGGACTTCATGCAACATGGCATCCAACTGCACCGCTCCTCGCCCGTACTCCCCAAAGTCCGGCAG ATACTGAGCTATTTCCACAAGCAGAAGTTTCGGCAAGGCCTGGATGAGATGCTGTACAGGTTATACCGGCCCATCCTCTGGAGAGCCCTAAAG GCGGCCAATGGCGAGGTGCGAGCCAACGCCACGCTGCTCTTCACCGAGGCGTTCCCCCTGAAGGACCCCAGCATGGACGTGGCCGCCACCGACGAAACCCTGCAGCGCCAGCTGGACACTCTGTTT TCCCTGCTGGACGATCAGCAGCCGCTGGTGCGCTCCACGGCAGTGCTGGGCACCTGCACGGTGCTCTCTAAGTGCTGGGAGTTCATCCCCTCCGACATCATCGGTGACCTCCTGAAGAAGCTGGTCCAGCAGCTGGCCTACGACGCAAGCTCCCCCGATGTCCGATGTGCCGTCTTCATG TGCATGTCCATCATCCTGGACAACAACCTGACCCACGCTGTGCTGGAAAACCTGCTGCCCCTGCTGAGGACCAGCCTGCACGACACCTCTGAGAAGGTGCGCGTGGCCTTCGTGGAGATGCTCATCAAGATCAAGGCCGTCCGAGCCACCAAG ttCTGGAAGGTGTGCTCCATGGAGCATCTGCTGGCCCGTCTGGAGCGGGACTCTCCCTCCGTCTCCAAGCGCATCGTCAACCTCCTCTTCAGCTCCTTCCTCCCGGTCAACCAGTCCGAGATGGTCTGGTGCGAGCGCTGCGTCACGCTCATCCAGATGAACCCTAAAGCAGCCCGCAAGTTCTACCTGTACGCTCACCTGTACACTGCCCCCAACAACTTAG GCAAATTAATGCTCGTCATCCGTAAGTGCCTTAACTCGTGCATTCAGAAGGCCCGAGATCAAGAGGCTGATGACACAACTTCTGCCAACAAGGAAAACCATTCT GAGTTGGAGGAGGTGCTGTCGGTCAGAGACATGGACACCATGGCCCGGCTGCTGGAGGTAGTGGTCATCCTGTGGAGGAGCATCCAGAAGTCACTGCAGCGCAACAAGGAAGTCATGAACTACCTGGTGGCCAAGTTTGCCACGGTGCTGCCCGAGTACATGCGTTTCTTCCAG gATGACCATGCCTGCACTGTAGCACTGCTGTGCATGGCCTCTCTGCTGCCCGCAGCCTCTGTGCCCTCATTCAG CTGTGGGGTGCTGCCCCGCCTGCGGAAGCTTGAGGTGGGGGCTTCTGTCTCCAACTACAGTCAGATCCTGGACTGCCTGTGCAGCTGGGGACAGGCCTCGCACATCCTGGAGCTCATCAGCGACTGGCTCACCGAGGCCCTGGCCAATACCTCT GCCAATGACGGTTCTGCACGTCGCGTGCGCATCCAGGAAACCATGGAGGCCAAGCCTGACCTGGGGCTAGATTTCTTGGACTACATGCTCACCAATCCCCCCACCCGGGACGCTGTGGTCAATGGGGCCCTGGGCAAGCTCAGGCAGCTACTGAAAGCTCTCGGCTCATACAAG TCTGagctgtatgcgtgtgtgagtgcatttgaGCCTCCAGCTCGTGCAAGGACCACAGAGACCGCCATGAAAGCATTCAGCTTGCACAGCCGACTCTTGGTCCACCTCCAGAGCAAG TACCCAGAAGACAGAGACTTCCTGCAGGACATGGAGCTGTCGGCCACCTGGGTGACAGAGAGAATCCTGCCCTTCCTAGTCGCCCCCACCGAGGACGTGATCTCAATGCAGCAGGTCAAGTTGGCCCAGAGGGTAGTGGAG TGCTGCCTGATTATGTCAAGGGACATCATTATTGTTGGAGTAGGGGACATGGAGTTCAGTGGTCAAGTCCTGGACCTGCTTTCCGTTGTTCTGTtatcag aGAGAGGCTACCTGTGCATCCCAGTTATTCTGTCTGTACTGTCCAGCTTGGCTAAGGACTGCATGTCCCAGAGTGCACCGGGGCAGGAGCAGCAGATGTCTGTTCTCATTGGTGTGCTAACCAACATCTTCCATAAGATCCTAGAGGTGATTGCACTGAAGCTGCGGAAAGACCAGGAGGAGGGAGCGCAG GTGTGCGTCACCTCCAGGAGCGCTCTAATGGACTTCCTGACCGTGGCACAGGAGCTGGCATCAGTGCGCCCCGAGGGCCATGATGGGGTCTTCTCCTCACTCtttgccgccatcatcgttgaGATCAGCCATGCCTTGCACAAG GTGTCCCACACTGAGCAGCTGTCCACTCCTGAGACTGCCGAGGATCTGCCCCCTCTGTCCAGCCACATCCTGGGCATCCTCCTCAAATGCCCTCCAGCTGTGACCAG GTCACTCTTCGCCATGACTCAGCAGTCTCTGGACGCAGACGAGATTGACAGCCTGGCGGGACTGGTGGCCGTCACAAACCTTCTTGCTGTTGTCAAACAAA CCGGGCAGTTTaggtcagaactgaagagcatTGCCGTGTCTGTCCAGAGGCAAATGGAGAGGCACTGTGCAGGAATTGGTGAAAGTGACGAGGAAATCCAGAA AATGTTATACGGCTCCTCAATCAAAACAGTGAATGATATTCTAATGCCTTGA